The Edwardsiella tarda ATCC 15947 = NBRC 105688 region AGTTAGCCTCAGGCCTCTCTTGTCCGGTCGGTTTCAAGAACGGTACCGATGGCACCATTAAGGTGGCGATCGACGCGATCAATGCCGCCGGGGCGCCGCATTGTTTCCTTTCGGTCACCAAGTGGGGGCACTCGGCCATCGTTAGCACCAGTGGGAACGGTGACTGCCATATCATCCTGCGCGGTGGGCGCCAGCCGAATTATCGTGCGGACGATGTACAGGCGGTGAAGGCGGGACTCAGCCAAGCCGGGCTGCCCGCACAGGTAATGATCGACTTCAGTCACGCCAATAGCAGTAAGCAGTTTCAGCGCCAGATGGTGGTGTGTGAGGATGTCTGCGGCCAGTTAGCCGCCGGTGAGCGTGCCATCATGGGCGTGATGATCGAGAGCAATTTGGTCGAGGGTAACCAAAGCCCGGACAACGGCGCCACGTTACGCTATGGCCAGAGTGTGACCGATGCCTGCATCGGCTGGGAAGATAGCGAGCGGGCGTTACGCCAGCTCGCTCAAGCGGTACGCGCGCGTCGCGCCCATTCGGTTGCATAAAATGGCTGACGGCGCTAGCTCGGCACCGTCATTATCGCCCAAGGCGGGCTTAGCCTGCCTTGCCCTGATTCGCTACCGCCGCCTGGCGGGCGGCGATCTCGGCGGCGTCGCCGAGGTAGTAATGGCGTAGCGGGCGCATCTGTTCATCGAACTCGTACACGAGCGGCACCCCCGTCGGGATGTTCAGCTCGACGATTTCCGCCTCACTGATCTGATCCAGGTGTTTCACTAAGGCACGCAGTGAGTTGCCATGGGCGGCGATGATCACGCGCTCGCCGGCGGCGATGCGCGGCATGATCTGCTGCTGCCAGTAGGGGATCACGCGCTCGATGGTCGTGGCCAGGCTCTCCGTTAGCGGTAACTCATCGCTGCTCAGCGCGGCATAACGTGGATCGTGCCCTGGGTAGCGTTCATCCTGCGGTGTCAGGGCCGGCGGGGTGATAGCGAAGGCGCGCCGCCATAGCTTGACCTGTTCATCGCCATACTTCTGAGCGGTCTCGGCCTTATTCAATCCTTGCAGGGCGCCGTAATGGCGCTCGTTGAGCTTCCATGACTTCTCGACCGCTAGCCAGGGTTGATCGATCTCGTCCAGGATATGCCAGAGGGTATGAATAGCCCGTTTGAGCACGGAGGTGTAAGCGAAGTCGAAGCTGAACCCTTGCTCCTGTAAGAGGCGTCCCGCCGCCCGGGCCTCCTGACGCCCTTTATCCGACAGTTCAACATCGGTCCAGCCGGTGAAGCGGTTTTCCTTGTTCCACTCGCTTTCGCCGTGGCGAACCAGAACCAGTTTGGTGACAGCCATAGAGAGACTCCTTAATTGCGTTAGCATATTGATAATAATTATCATTATAACTTGTGAAATGCAATGGTCGCGATGGCGACGGCAAACGTGTTGCCGTGTTGCCGCGCGGTGTCACCGTCTCAGTGTAGTCGATGCGCGCTCGCACGTTATCCCCCTTCGCGCCCCGTGGGGCGCGGGTGGCGACGAGGATCCTATCGGCCTCTCATTTTTGCGCTTAGCTGTTTTGTGTATGCCGCCGCGTTGTTTATAGTTAATACCTTGTTTCAAATGTTAACAATAAATAACTCTAGGATAGCGAGGTTGCCCATGGATGCCACCCCATTAACCGCCGCGATGGCCAGTCCGCCTTCGCAGCGAGGTTTACTCATTATGGCGCTCGACATCGCGCTGTTGGTGATTCTGTTACAGATCTTACCCTTTGATGAGAAGGCGAATACGGGCTTGGCACTGACGATCTTCGTCGGTGTGCTGTGGTTGACAGAGGCGGTGCATGTAACCATCACCGCATTGCTGATCCCGTTGTTGGCGATCGGCTTTGGTTTGTTGGATGCCGCGGGCGCGTTGAAATCTTTCGCCAACCCGACCATCTTCCTCTTCTTCGGCGGTTTCGTGTTGGCGACGGCGCTGCATGTGCAGGGGCTGGATCGGTTGATCGCGAATCAGTTGCTACTACTGGCCGGTGGGCGGATGGCAACCGCCGTACTGATGTTGTTTAGCGTGACCGCGGCGCTCTCAATGTGGATCAGCAACACCGCGACGGCGGCGATGATGTTGCCTCTGGCGTTGGGAATTCTCACTAATCTCGATCCGGTGCGTGAACGCAATACCTATGTCTTCCTGCTGTTGGGGATCGCCTATAGCGCCAGTATTGGCGGGTTGGGGACCTTGGTCGGTAGTCCGCCGAACGCCATCGCCGCCGCCCAGTTGGGGATCGACTTCCTCACCTGGATGAAGTACGGCATTCCGGTGATGGTGGTAATGATGCCCCTGATGATGGGGCTACTCTACTTGCTGCTGCGCCCTAACCTGCAGCATAAGGTGACGCTCCATGTCGAGCCACTGGAGTGGACCGCGTCGCGGGTGATCGCCTTACTGATCTTTGCCTTGACGGTATTCGGCTGGATCTTCAGTAGCCAAATTAGCGCCATGCTGGGCGGGATCAAGCAGTTCGATACCTTGGTCGCCGTCGGGGCGGCGGTTTTGATCGGGGCCAGCGGAGTCGCCAGTTGGGATCAGATCCAGCGTAACACCGAGTGGGGGGTGTTGATGCTATTCGGTGGCGGCCTGACGCTTAGCCTGATCCTGGAGGGATCGGGGGCCAGCGCCATCTTGGCGCATGGGATGGCGGATATCTTCGGCCAAAGTCACTGGTTTATCATTCTATTGGCGGTGGCCGCGTTCATCATCTTCCTGACGGAGTTCACCAGTAATACCGCCAGCGCCGCGCTGTTGGTGCCGGTGTTCGCCACCGTTGCCAAGGCGCTGGGCATGCCGGAGAGCCTGCTCACGCTGGTGATCGGGATCGGGGCCTCCTGCGCCTTCATGTTGCCGGTCGCGACCCCGCCCAACGCCATCGTGTTCGGCTCCGGTCATATCCGCCAGCAGGAGATGGTGCGCGTCGGTTTCTGGCTCAACCTGGTGAGCATCTTCGCCCTGAGCCTGTTTGCCTGGCTGTTCTGGCGTTAAGTCAGCGGGGCGCCGCCGAGCGCCCCGTTGCATCACGCGACATGGAAGTGATACTGCGCGAAGGCGTGGTAGGTTTCGCCGGGTTGCAGCAGGCAGCGGGGTTGAGGCCATTCGGGATGATTCGGGCTATCGGGGAGAAAGGCGCACTCCAACGCCACCCCGGCATAGTCGGCGTAGTGGCCCCCCTGTCGGTCGGGCGTCCCGGCGAGGTAGTTGCCGCTGTAGAGCTGCAAGGCCGGTGCATTGGTGTAAACCTGGAGGCTGACCCGGCCATCATCCGCGCGGAGCGTGGCGGCGGGGTAGGCGCCGTCGCGACAACGGGGCTGTAGCAGGAACGCGTGGTCGTACCCCTTGACGCGGCGCTGATCGACGTCGCGTAGCAGGTCGCCGCGCAGCGTTTTGCTCTGGCGGAAATCCATGCCACTGCCCGCGACCGTGCGTAAGGGCGCGCAGGGGATCCCCTGCTCATCCACCGGCAAATACTCGTCGGCATTTAACTGCAACTGCTGCATGAGGGCATCCGCCTGGCCATCGCCGCCAAGATTAAAGTAGGCGTGGTTGGTCAGGCCGACCGGGCAGGGGCGATCGACGCGGGCCTGCCAGTCGATCGTCACCCGATCCTCGTCATCCAGCGTATAACGTGTCTCCACCGTCAGGTTACCGGGATAGCCCTGATCACCGTCGGGCGAGTGCAGGCGGTAGGTGACCGAATGGGTGTCGTGGGTGACGCGTTGCCAGCGGCGCTTGTCAAACCCCTCGGGCCCGCCATGCAGCTGATTGACGCCTTGGCTCGGGAGCAGGGCGACGCGCCGCCCGTGGTCGAGGTAGGCCGCGTTGGCGATGCGGTTAGCATAGCGACCGATGGTCGCACCGAGGAAGGCCTGCTGCTCGGGATACTGGCTGGCGCGTCGGCAACCGAGTAATACCTCGCGCGCCTGGCCGCCGCCGAGCGCCAGGCGGCAGGAGAGCCAACTGGCCCCCCAGTCCATCAACAGCAGGGTAGTGCCGCGAGCGTTATGCAGGGCGGTAAATTGAAAGGGATCGCCGTCCGGCGCCCGTTCGAGGTTGTCACTTAACATACGCTGGCTCCCGCCGATGGCTGACAGACGTAGAAGCTTTCGTGTAGGCCGGTGCGCGCCGGGTAGTCGCGCGCGACCGCGCTGCGCACCGCCTCGACGAGCGCGTGTGGCATGAGGGCGACGATACAGCCGCCGAATCCCCCGCCGGTCATACGGACCCCGCCTCGATCGCCGATGACGCCCTTGACGATCTCGACCAGTGTGTCGATGGGTGGCACGGTGATGGCGAAGTCATCGCGCATCGAGGCATGTGAGGCGGCCATCAATTCCCCCATCCGACCCAGATCGCCGGCAGCGAGCGCCTCGGCGGCTGCTACGGTCCGCGCATTTTCACTGATGACGTGGCGGGCGCGCCGGGCGGTGAGTGCGGGCAGGGCATGCGCCTCGGCGGCGAAGCGCTCCGGGGTCACGTCGCGTAATGCCGGGACGGCGAAGAAGCGCGCCGCCTCTTCACACTGTTGGCGGCGAGTGTTGTACTCGCTATCGACCAGGCCACGTTTGACGTTGGAGTTGATGATCACCACCGCCGCCTCTGCGGGCAAGGGCACCGCCTGGGTCGCCAGCGAACGGCAATCGATCAGCAGCGCGTGCTGTGCCTGACCGAGGGCGGAGATCAGTTGATCCATGATGCCGCAGTTACAGCCGACGAAACGGTTCTCCGCCTCCTGGCCATTGAGGGCCAGTGCAACGCCATCCAGCGGCAACTGATACAGGGCCTGGAGCGCTTGGCCGACGGCGACCTCCAAGGCGGCGGAAGAGCTGAGTCCCGCCCCTTGCGGTACGTTGCCGCTGATCACCATGTCGACGCCGCCGATGGTGTCACAACGTTGCTGGAGATGCTTGATCACCCCACGCACATAGTTACTCCACATCATGCTGTCGTGGGCGACGATCGGCGCATCGAGGCTGAAGCTATCCTGCTGATTGGCGTAGTCGGCGGCGATGACGCGCACCTGGCGGTCGGGACGCGCCGCGCAGCTGATGACGGTCTGGTAGTCGATGGCGCAAGGGAGGACGAAGCCATCGTTATAGTCGGTGTGCTCACCGATCAGGTTGACGCGTCCCGGCGCCTGGACGCAGCAGGTCGGCGCGTAGCCAAATTCACGGGTAAAGATCTCACGGGTCAGGCGAGTCAGATCATGGAGGCGCATGGTTGTATCCTCTCGGGCGTTAGGCTTCGCTAAAGTGAATGTCACTGACGGCGCGCAGGCGTTCGGCCGCTTGCTCCGGGGTCAGATCGCGTTGGGTTTCCGCCAGCATCTCGTAGCCGACCATGAACTTGCGCACCGTGGCGGAACGCAGCAAGGGTGGGTAGAAATGGGCATGTAGCAGCCAGTGATCGGTATCGACCTGATCGAAGGGGGCGCCGTGCCAGCCCATCGAATAGGGGAAGGCGCAGTGGAACAGGTTATCGTAACGGCTGGTCAGTTTTTTTATGGCTACGGCCAGATCGCTACGCTGTGCTGCATCGATCTCGGGCAGGCGTCGTAACGGCTGTTTCGGCAGTAAGAGCGTTTCAAACGGCCAGGCGGCCCAGTAGGGCACGACCGCCAGCCAGTGCGCGGTCTCCACCACCGTGCGGCTGCCGTCGGCTAACTCTCGCTGTACGTAGTCGAGCAGCAGCGGGCGATGGTGACGGAGGAAGTAGTCTCGCTGCAGGCGATCCTCGCGTGCCGCCTCGTTGGGGAGGAAGCTGTTGGCCCAGATCTGGCCATGAGGATGCGGATTGGAGCAGCCCATCGCCGCCCCCTTGTTCTCGAATACCTGAACCCAAGGATAGCGGCGGCCCAGCTCGGCGCTCTGGCTCTGCCAGGTGGCGATCACCGCCTCTAACGCCGCTAATGAGAGCTGGGGCAGCGTCTTACTGTGATCGGGAGAGAAGCAGATCACTCGGCTCGTCCCACGGGCGCTAGCGCTACGCATCAGCACGTCGTCGCTGGACGGCGCATCTGGCGTGTCCGGCATCAATGCGGCGAAGTCGTTGGTGAAGACATGGGTCGTGCGGTAGTCCGGGTTGCGATCGCCGGTGACACGCAGATTGCCCGGGCACAGATAGCAGTCGGGATCGTGTGCCGGCAGCTGTGTGCTGGCGGGGGTCTCCTGCGCGCCCTGCCAGGGGCGCTTAGCGCGATGGGGGGATACCAGCACCCACTGATCGTTGAGCGGATTGTAGCGGCGGTGGGGATGATCCACCGGGTTAAAGGTCGTCGTCATCGCCACACTCCTTATTGTGGGTAGCCATTCGGGTTACGGGATTGCCAGCGCCAGGTATCTTCGGCCATCTGCGCCAGGGAGTGATGAACGCGCCAACCTAGCTCACGCTCAGCCTTGGCGGCGTCGGCCCAGTAGGCGGGCAGATCGCCGGCGCGACGAGGGGCGAAATGGTAGGGAACCGCTTTGCCACAGGCCTGGCTGAAGGCGTCGACCACCTGTAACACGCTGTAACCGACGCCCGCGCCGAGGTTATAGATGTGTACCCCTGGCTGATGACACTTGGCCTGTAACGCGGCCAGGTGGCCGTCGGCCAGATCCATCACATGGATGTAATCGCGCACCCCGGTACCGTCAGGCGTCGGGTAGTCATTACCGAAGATGGCCAGTGAGTCGCGGCGGCCGATGGCTACCTGCGAGATATAGGGCATCAGGTTGTTGGGGATACCCTGAGGATCCTCGCCCATGGTACCGGAGGGATGTGCGCCGACCGGATTGAAGTAGCGCAGCAGTGTCACGCTCCATGCCGGCGAGGCGTGCTGTAGATCTTGCAGTATCTGTTCGACCATCAGCTTGCTGCGGCCATAGGGGCTGGAGGGCATCCCTGTTGGCATCGCTTCGACATAGGGCACCTGCGGTTGGTCGCCATAGACGGTGGCCGAGGAGCTGAAAATGATGTTATGCACTCCCGCCTGCTGCATCACCTCCAGCAGTACCAGCGTTCCACCGACATTGTTGTCGTAATAGGCCAAGGGGCGTTGCACCGACTCGCCGACCGCCTTCAGACCGGCGAAGTGGATCACTGCGTCGATGGCGTGCTCGGCGAAGATGCGTGTGAGCAGGGCTCGGTCGCGAACATCTCCTTGATATAACACGGGACGTGTGCCGCCGAGTGCGGCGATACGATCTAGCACGCTGACTTTGCTGTTGCAGAGATTATCGACGATGACCGGTGTATGGCCCGCCTGGAGCAGTTGGAGACAGGTATGGCTGCCAATGTAACCGCTTCCCCCGGTGACTAATACAATCATGATGAACTCCCAGTGCGACTCTGATGGTTAAAAAGGTAACACGCACCAGCAGGTGAAAAGGTGATCTAGGTGGTAAAAATGGAATCGTTTACACAGTGGCTGATACCCACTCACCCCTTTAACTATCGCGGCAACCGTTCTATTTTATCCGGATGGCGCCGCGTCAGTAGCGGTGTGAGTGGTATCGTTTACACTAATGTGCGCGCTAGGGGCGGTAGAGTGGGTAGGTGAAGAACAGCAGGTGCAACATATTCAACGCAAAATGAAACAGTACCGCCACCCATAATCGCCCACTCCATTGCCACGCCAGGCCATAAATTCCCCCGGCGAGGGTGGCGAAGAGGACGAGTAACGGGCCACCGGCTAGATGCAGCAGGCCGAAGAGCAGGGCGGCGAGTAGCAGGGCGACCCAGGGGCCAAACCAGGCGCTCAGACGCTGTTGCAAGTAGCCGCGAAACAGCGCCTCTTCTGGCAGCGAGACGAACAGCAGGTTGAGGAGGGAAAAGGTCAGGAGCCAGTGGGGCCAGTGGGGCTCGATGCGTAGGCCTCCCAGGGCGACCGCCAGCAGCAGTAGGGCAGGCAGGCTAAGCAGCAAGGCGCCATAGCGCCAGGCCGGGACACGCGGGGCGTCGGGGCGGCGCAGCAGGGTAGGATACAGCGCCAGCAGCAGTAGCGGTGCCAATGCCTTGTCGAGATTAGCGTACAGGGTAAAGGGGGCGCTGTGCGCGCCGACACGCACCTTATCCAGCAGCAGCGGGTTATGGAAGCCGGGAAAGTGGTGTAGATAGAGTGTCAGAATGGCGGCCACGAGCCCGATTTCGCTGAGGGCACGCCAGGGCGTGCTCAGTGTCAGACGGCCTCGCAGATAGAGAACCAGTGCCATCAACGCCAGCAGCGCGACCGCCAACGGGGCGATCAGCCCTTGGTATGCGAGCAGTGCGACAGCGACGGCGGCGCTCAGAAAGGCGGCGCGCGGCGCCCAGGCCAACAACAGGGCTGGCAGGAGTAAAATCTCCCACATGTTTCCTCCTTGGAATGATCGTGCTGCTATCTAAAGGGATACGATGTTAGCACATCATTATTAACCTAACGGTAACATAATGGAGGTCAAGGGGAGGCGCGTTGACGAGAACGACGCGGGGGAGCCGCGCCGCCCGCGCGGCGTTAGGCTAGGGTTGCGACGATGACCCGATCGGCGTTGAATAGGGCGTTGACGGACATCCCTAGGCTCAGCTGGAGCTGACTCATGGTGCGATTATCGACGGTGGCACACAGGGTTTCACCGCTGGGCAGGGTCAGCAGCACTTCGCTGTTATCGCTACCGGCTTGAATATGGCTGACGCGTCCGCTCAGGGCATTGTCGGCGGCACCACTCAGGGCGGGATCGGTGCTCAGACGGATCCAGGGCGCCTTGATCAGCACCAACACCTCTTTACCCGGATGTAACGCCAGGCGTTGGGCGCTCTGGGCGGTGACGGCGGCGCGTAACTGGGTCTTACCGTCTGCCAGGCGCAGCAGTAGGTGTTGCTGCACCGCCTCATCGTCCCGCTCGATGACGGTGGCGAAAAATTGGTTACGCGCGCTGGTTTGCAGTGAGAAACGGGCGATGGCGGCTAACAGGCTATCGAGCGGTAGCTCGTCGCTCTTCAACACGTCGAAGGCCTTCTGTTGGATTTGTCCCAGGAGATCGTACAGGGCGATCAGGCGCTCGCCATAGCGAGTCAGGCGTGCGCCGCCGCCGCCCTTACCACCGGTGGCGCGGGCGACGATCTCTTCATCGGCCAGTTGATTCATCTCGTTGATGGCATCCCAGGCACTCTTATAGCTGATCCCGGCCAGTTTGGCTCCCTGGCTGATGGAGCCGGTGTGGCGTACCTGTTTGAGCAGCTCGATGCGGCGCGGATCGGCGAATAGACGATCCTGAAGTTTGAGAGTGAGTAAGATATCGGCTTGCATGGCGGCTCCTCGGCGTGGTTGCTTACGCTATTGTGGCCGATCTGACCGTCGACAGGCAAACCGGGACTATCGCACGGATTGAACAATGCGAAACGGTGATGGCTGAGTTACACTATCGATTAGGAGCCTGTCATCCGACGAGGACAGCGCCGCCGTTACGTCATCGGCGGCGTAGGGTAGGGTTAGCGCAGCGCGCATATCAACGGAGAGTGAAGTCAGCTATGTTTGAATTGCTGAAGAGTTTGGTCGTCGCCGCCATCATGGTGCCGGTGGTGATGGCGGTGATTTTGGGACTGATCTGGGGAATGGGTGAGCTCTGTAACCTGATCTCCGCGTGGGGTCATCCCGAAGAGAAAGAGTCCTAATTAATGCGCGTCGCGTAGCGCGCGGCGCCGTGGCGGTGAGACCTGGTCTGCCGCCCCCTCACATCGCCCGGTACTGCCGGGCGATGTGCTATTTGTATCTTCAATCTCACCTTTCGCCATGGAGGCCGCCGTGTTTTCCACCGCACAAGTGCATGACATTAACCTGATCGCCCGTTTCCTCGCCTGTGATGAGTTCGCCGGGCAGATGCCGCCGCCGGAGAGTGCCGATCTGCTGATCTTGCTGGGCAATGCCCTGTTGCCGACCGCTCGCGCCAGCTTCGCCGCGCTGCGCGCCGGTGTGGCGCCGCAGCTGCTGATCGCCGGTGGCATTGGTCACTCTACCCCCTTGTTATACCAGGCGTTGGCTGCCGATCCCGTGGGGGCGACGCTCGTGTGTGCCGGGCGTGCGGAGGCCGAGCTGTTGGCCGAGTTAGCGTTGAGTGAGGCGGGCATCGATGGCTGTCGCATCTGGCTGGAGAAGGCGTCGACGAACTGTGGCGAGAATGCGCGCTTTAGTCGCGCACTGTTGCAGGCGCAGGGGGAAATGCCGTCGCGCATTCTGTTGGTGCAGGATCCGTTGATGCAACGCCGTACCCTAGCGACCTTTCAGCGTGTCTGGCAGGATCAGCCGGCGGTATCCTTTGCCAGCTGGCCGACCTTTGTTCCACAGTTAGTGTGCCGTGCGGGGCAATGGTGTTTCGCTGGCGCTCCGGGGACATTGTGGCCCGTCGCGCGCTTCATGTCGCTGTTGTTGGGCGAGATCCCGCGTCTGCGTGACGATGCCCAGGGGTATGGGCCACGCGGGCGTGACTTTATCGCTCACGTCGATCTGCCCGATGAGGTTGAGGCCGCCTTTCAGCGCCTGGCGTCGATGCTCGGCGAGCGCTATGGCTTCCGTCCGGCATAAGGACAAATGCCAACGGCGTCATATTTATGATTTTTTTCAGTGTTATTGCATGGATTCGCGCCATATAATCCACTACATAACGATATCACTGTATGCAACGGGGAGAGGCGATGAAAGCGTGGAATAAGTTAGTGGCGGGAGCCGTGCTGGCTGCCGGGGTATGTCAGGGGGCCCAGGCCGCAGAGAAGGTGA contains the following coding sequences:
- the modE gene encoding molybdenum-dependent transcriptional regulator, translated to MQADILLTLKLQDRLFADPRRIELLKQVRHTGSISQGAKLAGISYKSAWDAINEMNQLADEEIVARATGGKGGGGARLTRYGERLIALYDLLGQIQQKAFDVLKSDELPLDSLLAAIARFSLQTSARNQFFATVIERDDEAVQQHLLLRLADGKTQLRAAVTAQSAQRLALHPGKEVLVLIKAPWIRLSTDPALSGAADNALSGRVSHIQAGSDNSEVLLTLPSGETLCATVDNRTMSQLQLSLGMSVNALFNADRVIVATLA
- a CDS encoding AcrZ family multidrug efflux pump-associated protein, translated to MFELLKSLVVAAIMVPVVMAVILGLIWGMGELCNLISAWGHPEEKES
- a CDS encoding CPBP family intramembrane glutamic endopeptidase gives rise to the protein MWEILLLPALLLAWAPRAAFLSAAVAVALLAYQGLIAPLAVALLALMALVLYLRGRLTLSTPWRALSEIGLVAAILTLYLHHFPGFHNPLLLDKVRVGAHSAPFTLYANLDKALAPLLLLALYPTLLRRPDAPRVPAWRYGALLLSLPALLLLAVALGGLRIEPHWPHWLLTFSLLNLLFVSLPEEALFRGYLQQRLSAWFGPWVALLLAALLFGLLHLAGGPLLVLFATLAGGIYGLAWQWSGRLWVAVLFHFALNMLHLLFFTYPLYRP
- a CDS encoding YdcF family protein → MFSTAQVHDINLIARFLACDEFAGQMPPPESADLLILLGNALLPTARASFAALRAGVAPQLLIAGGIGHSTPLLYQALAADPVGATLVCAGRAEAELLAELALSEAGIDGCRIWLEKASTNCGENARFSRALLQAQGEMPSRILLVQDPLMQRRTLATFQRVWQDQPAVSFASWPTFVPQLVCRAGQWCFAGAPGTLWPVARFMSLLLGEIPRLRDDAQGYGPRGRDFIAHVDLPDEVEAAFQRLASMLGERYGFRPA
- the galE gene encoding UDP-glucose 4-epimerase GalE, translated to MIVLVTGGSGYIGSHTCLQLLQAGHTPVIVDNLCNSKVSVLDRIAALGGTRPVLYQGDVRDRALLTRIFAEHAIDAVIHFAGLKAVGESVQRPLAYYDNNVGGTLVLLEVMQQAGVHNIIFSSSATVYGDQPQVPYVEAMPTGMPSSPYGRSKLMVEQILQDLQHASPAWSVTLLRYFNPVGAHPSGTMGEDPQGIPNNLMPYISQVAIGRRDSLAIFGNDYPTPDGTGVRDYIHVMDLADGHLAALQAKCHQPGVHIYNLGAGVGYSVLQVVDAFSQACGKAVPYHFAPRRAGDLPAYWADAAKAERELGWRVHHSLAQMAEDTWRWQSRNPNGYPQ
- the galM gene encoding galactose-1-epimerase; its protein translation is MLSDNLERAPDGDPFQFTALHNARGTTLLLMDWGASWLSCRLALGGGQAREVLLGCRRASQYPEQQAFLGATIGRYANRIANAAYLDHGRRVALLPSQGVNQLHGGPEGFDKRRWQRVTHDTHSVTYRLHSPDGDQGYPGNLTVETRYTLDDEDRVTIDWQARVDRPCPVGLTNHAYFNLGGDGQADALMQQLQLNADEYLPVDEQGIPCAPLRTVAGSGMDFRQSKTLRGDLLRDVDQRRVKGYDHAFLLQPRCRDGAYPAATLRADDGRVSLQVYTNAPALQLYSGNYLAGTPDRQGGHYADYAGVALECAFLPDSPNHPEWPQPRCLLQPGETYHAFAQYHFHVA
- the galK gene encoding galactokinase, with product MRLHDLTRLTREIFTREFGYAPTCCVQAPGRVNLIGEHTDYNDGFVLPCAIDYQTVISCAARPDRQVRVIAADYANQQDSFSLDAPIVAHDSMMWSNYVRGVIKHLQQRCDTIGGVDMVISGNVPQGAGLSSSAALEVAVGQALQALYQLPLDGVALALNGQEAENRFVGCNCGIMDQLISALGQAQHALLIDCRSLATQAVPLPAEAAVVIINSNVKRGLVDSEYNTRRQQCEEAARFFAVPALRDVTPERFAAEAHALPALTARRARHVISENARTVAAAEALAAGDLGRMGELMAASHASMRDDFAITVPPIDTLVEIVKGVIGDRGGVRMTGGGFGGCIVALMPHALVEAVRSAVARDYPARTGLHESFYVCQPSAGASVC
- the gpmA gene encoding 2,3-diphosphoglycerate-dependent phosphoglycerate mutase, with the translated sequence MAVTKLVLVRHGESEWNKENRFTGWTDVELSDKGRQEARAAGRLLQEQGFSFDFAYTSVLKRAIHTLWHILDEIDQPWLAVEKSWKLNERHYGALQGLNKAETAQKYGDEQVKLWRRAFAITPPALTPQDERYPGHDPRYAALSSDELPLTESLATTIERVIPYWQQQIMPRIAAGERVIIAAHGNSLRALVKHLDQISEAEIVELNIPTGVPLVYEFDEQMRPLRHYYLGDAAEIAARQAAVANQGKAG
- a CDS encoding SLC13 family permease; translation: MDATPLTAAMASPPSQRGLLIMALDIALLVILLQILPFDEKANTGLALTIFVGVLWLTEAVHVTITALLIPLLAIGFGLLDAAGALKSFANPTIFLFFGGFVLATALHVQGLDRLIANQLLLLAGGRMATAVLMLFSVTAALSMWISNTATAAMMLPLALGILTNLDPVRERNTYVFLLLGIAYSASIGGLGTLVGSPPNAIAAAQLGIDFLTWMKYGIPVMVVMMPLMMGLLYLLLRPNLQHKVTLHVEPLEWTASRVIALLIFALTVFGWIFSSQISAMLGGIKQFDTLVAVGAAVLIGASGVASWDQIQRNTEWGVLMLFGGGLTLSLILEGSGASAILAHGMADIFGQSHWFIILLAVAAFIIFLTEFTSNTASAALLVPVFATVAKALGMPESLLTLVIGIGASCAFMLPVATPPNAIVFGSGHIRQQEMVRVGFWLNLVSIFALSLFAWLFWR
- the galT gene encoding galactose-1-phosphate uridylyltransferase → MTTTFNPVDHPHRRYNPLNDQWVLVSPHRAKRPWQGAQETPASTQLPAHDPDCYLCPGNLRVTGDRNPDYRTTHVFTNDFAALMPDTPDAPSSDDVLMRSASARGTSRVICFSPDHSKTLPQLSLAALEAVIATWQSQSAELGRRYPWVQVFENKGAAMGCSNPHPHGQIWANSFLPNEAAREDRLQRDYFLRHHRPLLLDYVQRELADGSRTVVETAHWLAVVPYWAAWPFETLLLPKQPLRRLPEIDAAQRSDLAVAIKKLTSRYDNLFHCAFPYSMGWHGAPFDQVDTDHWLLHAHFYPPLLRSATVRKFMVGYEMLAETQRDLTPEQAAERLRAVSDIHFSEA
- the aroG gene encoding 3-deoxy-7-phosphoheptulonate synthase AroG gives rise to the protein MSYQNDDLRINQIQELLPPVALLEAFPASDSAAQTVAQTRNAIHRILQAQDDRLLVIIGPCSIHDPLAAKEYASRLLALRHALAGELEIVMRVYFEKPRTTVGWKGLINDPHMDGSYRINDGLRNARRLLLEINDSGMPTAGEFLDMITPQYLADLMSWGAIGARTTESQVHRELASGLSCPVGFKNGTDGTIKVAIDAINAAGAPHCFLSVTKWGHSAIVSTSGNGDCHIILRGGRQPNYRADDVQAVKAGLSQAGLPAQVMIDFSHANSSKQFQRQMVVCEDVCGQLAAGERAIMGVMIESNLVEGNQSPDNGATLRYGQSVTDACIGWEDSERALRQLAQAVRARRAHSVA